One part of the Acetoanaerobium sticklandii genome encodes these proteins:
- a CDS encoding DUF3298 and DUF4163 domain-containing protein, translating to MITIIVVTLTACSVIEKPESFTNAVTSSKKNASYDAKATASLPQPVEIRIESDFGETEAFSYDIKYPVISNLQNQNTQAALNLKLKNQVYNYMNNIKSLSKSNSKAESFVPYSVTTDFEIKTSNQNILSMVATYTQNTGKANPVTALATYNIDTSSGKELSLEDLFKSDFDYKNVINKEITNQIKKDISGKVYFQEKNLRFVSISQMPQFYIEDGNLYIQFDIYEIAPYATGTPVFLIPNEIIYSGLKEQYKPMLLNQVD from the coding sequence ATGATTACCATCATAGTTGTCACACTAACTGCTTGCTCGGTAATTGAAAAACCTGAAAGCTTTACTAATGCAGTAACATCTTCTAAAAAAAATGCTAGCTACGATGCAAAAGCTACTGCCTCTTTGCCTCAGCCAGTTGAAATACGGATAGAAAGTGATTTTGGAGAAACTGAAGCCTTTTCTTATGATATTAAATACCCAGTCATATCAAATCTTCAGAATCAAAATACTCAAGCAGCTTTGAATTTAAAGCTAAAAAATCAAGTATACAACTACATGAACAATATTAAATCACTATCAAAATCAAACTCAAAAGCTGAATCGTTTGTTCCTTACTCTGTAACTACTGATTTCGAGATAAAAACCTCAAATCAAAACATATTGAGTATGGTTGCCACATACACGCAGAACACAGGTAAAGCAAATCCTGTAACTGCCTTGGCTACTTACAATATAGATACTTCTTCTGGAAAAGAATTGAGCTTAGAAGATTTATTCAAATCTGACTTTGATTATAAAAACGTTATAAACAAAGAAATTACAAATCAAATAAAAAAAGATATTTCTGGAAAAGTATATTTCCAAGAAAAAAATCTTAGATTTGTAAGCATAAGTCAAATGCCGCAATTTTATATAGAAGATGGAAATCTCTACATTCAGTTTGACATTTATGAAATAGCTCCCTATGCTACAGGCACTCCTGTTTTCCTAATACCAAACGAAATAATATATTCTGGGCTTAAAGAACAATATAAGCCCATGCTCTTAAATCAAGTTGATTAA
- a CDS encoding AAA family ATPase: protein MRVLDVVFDNHPIFDSNTISFETEDKKILDTIILAGINGSGKTTLLSSIFKTFKKLEDNKFCLDEKDTVNLHLDINEDELEKAPKMIYLPSEVRFQSIHNSNQADEIPLAYCIDDKSTHDIISYIKQAFDKQIFSNPETTVGKSIDAVCDEINSIFSILDMDVYLVGIKDPKTKMPLFRNESGVEFDINGLSSGEKQLFIRLLSLKSLEPEGCVILIDEPEISLHPSWQQRIVEVYQNIGKDNQIIIATHSPHIISSVKRESLKILSKKERWVKVINGENLDETYGVTADMILLDIMGLSTTRHPHIQEKIDELKSMVRNELYETEEFKLLYEDITGVIGTIDQDILLVNIEIARRKGLKNAGH, encoded by the coding sequence GTGAGGGTTTTAGATGTTGTATTTGATAATCATCCTATATTTGATAGCAATACTATTTCTTTTGAAACAGAGGATAAAAAAATTCTAGATACTATTATTTTAGCTGGGATTAATGGTTCAGGTAAAACTACTCTGCTTTCTAGTATTTTCAAGACATTTAAAAAGCTAGAGGATAACAAATTCTGTTTAGATGAAAAAGATACAGTAAATTTACATTTAGATATAAATGAAGATGAACTTGAGAAAGCACCTAAAATGATTTATCTTCCATCTGAGGTGAGATTTCAAAGTATTCATAACTCCAATCAAGCTGATGAGATACCTCTTGCCTATTGTATTGATGATAAAAGCACTCATGATATAATTTCATATATCAAGCAGGCTTTTGATAAGCAGATTTTTTCGAATCCAGAAACAACGGTAGGAAAGAGTATAGATGCAGTGTGCGATGAAATAAATTCTATTTTTTCAATTCTAGATATGGATGTTTATTTGGTAGGAATTAAAGACCCTAAAACCAAGATGCCGCTGTTTAGAAATGAGTCAGGAGTAGAGTTTGATATTAACGGGCTTTCATCTGGAGAGAAACAGCTGTTTATTAGGCTTTTATCTCTTAAATCTCTAGAGCCTGAAGGTTGTGTGATTTTGATAGATGAGCCAGAGATTTCGCTTCATCCATCATGGCAGCAAAGAATAGTTGAAGTATATCAAAATATAGGTAAAGATAACCAAATAATCATAGCTACCCATTCTCCACACATTATTTCATCAGTGAAAAGAGAATCACTCAAAATTCTATCTAAAAAAGAGAGATGGGTAAAGGTAATAAATGGTGAGAATCTAGATGAGACCTATGGTGTTACAGCAGATATGATATTGCTTGATATCATGGGACTTTCGACAACTAGGCATCCTCACATCCAAGAGAAAATTGATGAGTTAAAAAGCATGGTTAGAAATGAGCTTTACGAAACTGAAGAGTTTAAACTATTATATGAAGATATTACAGGAGTCATAGGGACAATAGACCAGGATATTTTACTGGTTAATATAGAAATAGCTAGAAGAAAGGGACTAAAAAATGCTGGACATTAA
- a CDS encoding retron system putative HNH endonuclease, with protein sequence MLDIKKADPPDFLLEFIEEKSNASYKNMRGDMRKDLRHYIAYNEQCKSSRCFCAYCEREIVVNSDNANGSHIEHIKPQSRFPEDDLDYDNMIVSCNAKESCGIRKGSHYFEGFIDPVNFSPDVFFIYDLMTGEIIPKEGIKDSNTPAYKSLDLLGLNSVRLTDARKRVIVEIDNLLKFMKKEDIRHFLKQFPSLLDYMLK encoded by the coding sequence ATGCTGGACATTAAAAAGGCAGATCCTCCAGATTTTTTACTAGAATTTATAGAAGAAAAGTCTAATGCCAGTTATAAGAATATGCGTGGAGATATGAGAAAGGATTTACGTCATTATATTGCATATAATGAGCAGTGCAAATCTTCGAGATGTTTTTGCGCTTATTGCGAGAGAGAGATTGTTGTGAATTCAGACAATGCCAATGGCTCGCATATTGAACATATCAAGCCGCAATCTAGATTTCCAGAAGATGATTTGGATTATGACAATATGATTGTTTCATGTAATGCTAAGGAAAGCTGTGGGATAAGAAAAGGAAGCCACTATTTCGAAGGCTTTATAGATCCAGTTAATTTTTCACCAGATGTTTTTTTTATTTATGACCTTATGACTGGAGAGATAATTCCAAAAGAAGGAATAAAAGATAGTAATACTCCAGCGTATAAAAGTCTAGATTTGCTAGGCTTAAACAGTGTAAGACTAACTGATGCAAGAAAGCGTGTGATAGTTGAAATAGATAACTTACTTAAATTTATGAAGAAAGAAGATATAAGACATTTTTTAAAGCAGTTCCCAAGCTTATTGGATTATATGCTTAAATAG